The following proteins are encoded in a genomic region of Drosophila miranda strain MSH22 chromosome 4, D.miranda_PacBio2.1, whole genome shotgun sequence:
- the LOC108163634 gene encoding cytochrome P450 6a22 — protein MGFVLILLTSLLSGVLGYLRCKYNYWQINGVKQLRAHFLFGHFFKMKSVRLTELLQETYDAFKGSALVAGTYVYLRPTAVILDLDLAKTILIKDFDKFVDRRNFHKEPLTDNLFNAQGEEWCTLRKKLTPMFSSGNLKCIFGTITEVARNLEESFQELVGTQGGVLDVHDLLDRFSMDASATCAFGIHCNSLKDPQVEFRVHGRKIFHHSDDGIRWRIFKFLYWSVLAKLKLPVRFYDKIIVDFFTRIAREKLELRKLDNIKRNDFLELLMASKDDNDLTLEQLTPHAFDFFVSGYETSSSTMTCALFELAKHPSVQQKLRNEITGILHKHASNLTYEAMQEMRYLDQTITETLRKYPALASLTRIATEDYTVPTASGDIPLVLDKGTIVHIPVRAIHYDSEIYPEPTIFRPERFETSTCLQRHSMAFLGFGDGPRHCIGQQFGRMQIKIGLIALLTKYQFSSVPGFPDELPISKGNVILRPRQGVFLLKVHRVPE, from the exons ATGGGATTCGTGCTGATATTGTTAACATCGCTGCTCAGTGGCGTGCTTGGATACCTGCGATGCAAATACAACTACTGGCAGATAAATGGGGTGAAACAGCTGCGGGCCCACTTCCTCTTCGGGCATTTCTTCAAGATGAAGTCCGTGCGCTTAACGGAACTCCTACAGGAGACATACGATGCCTTCAAGGGTAGTGCTCTGGTGGCAGGAACATACGTATATCTACGACCCACAGCCGTCATCTTGGACTTGGACCTAGCCAAAACGATACTGATTAAGGACTTTGACAAGTTTGTGGACCGCCGAAACTTTCACAAGGAACCCTTGACGGACAACCTCTTCAATGCTCAGGGCGAGGAGTGGTGTACGCTGAGAAAAAAGCTGACGCCAATGTTCTCGAGCGGAAATTTGAAATGTATATTCGGAACGATCACAGAAGTTGCACGGAATCTAGAGGAGAGCTTTCAGGAGTTGGTTGGCACCCAAGGAGGTGTTCTCGATGTGCATGATCTGTTGGATCGCTTTAGCATGGATGCCTCTGCCACCTGTGCCTTTGGCATCCATTGCAATAGCCTCAAGGATCCGCAGGTGGAGTTTCGAGTGCACGGACGTAAGATCTTTCACCACAGCGATGACGGTATTCGTTGGCGCATCTTCAAATTCTTGTATTGGAGCGTCTTGGCAAAACTAAAGCTTCCCGTGCGGTTCTATGACAAAATCATCGTAGACTTTTTTACACGCATCGCCAGGGAGAAGCTGGAGTTAAGGAAACTTGACAATATCAAGAGGAACGACTTCTTGGAGCTTTTAATGGCATCGAAAGATGACAATGACTTGACTCTGGAGCAGCTAACACCCCATGCCTTTGACTTCTTTGTTTCTGGCTATGAGACCAGCTCCAGCACCATGACTTGTGCTCTCTTTGAGCTCGCCAAGCATCCATCGGTGCAGCAGAAACTGAGAAATGAGATCACAGGGATTCTGCACAAGCACGCGTCAAATCTGACCTATGAAGCCATGCAGGAGATGCGCTACTTGGACCAGACCATCACAG AAACACTACGCAAGTACCCGGCCCTGGCCTCCCTGACACGAATCGCCACCGAGGACTATACGGTTCCCACCGCCTCTGGCGACATTCCTTTGGTCCTGGATAAGGGCACCATCGTTCATATACCCGTCCGTGCCATACACTACGATTCGGAGATCTATCCCGAACCGACAATATTCCGGCCGGAACGGTTTGAGACCTCCACCTGCCTtcagcgccattccatggctttTCTGGGCTTTGGCGATGGACCACGCCATTGCATAGGTCAGCAATTCGGCCGAATGCAGATTAAAATTGGACTCATCGCGTTGCTAACGAAATATCAGTTCAGTTCTGTGCCTGGATTCCCAGACGAGCTGCCGATAAGCAAAGGGAATGTGATACTCAGACCTAGGCAAGGGGTTTTTCTATTGAAAGTGCATCGAGTGCCGGAATAA